GACGTCGCGGACCATGCCCCCGACGAGGAACGCCCGCGCGCCGTGCGCGCCCGCCGTCCGCCCGATCAGCTCGAGCAGGGTCCGCGTCTCGGCGGGGACGCTCCGGGCGACGCGCGCCGCTGCCGACGCGTGGGCCTCGCGCGCCGGACCCCGGCCGGACACGGCGCCGACGGGCCCCGTCCGCGCGCGCACGATCACGCACGGCGCGCCGGCGAGCAGCAGCCGCCGCGCCGCGACCTCCCCCGCCCGAGCGTCCACCGAGGGCAGCGCCCGCGCGACGGACGCCGCCGGGAGGTCGCCCGCGTCGAGCAGGCTCGCGCGCGCGAGGTCCTCGCGGAGGACGTAGCGCTCGCCCACGGCGAGGACGCCCGCGTCGCGCTTGCGCGCCAGCCCGAGCGCCTCGCGGACGGTGATCGCCGGCGGCGCCGCCACGACCGTCACGTCCACGACGTCGCCCGCGGCGACGCTCGCCTGCGGATACGCGTGGGCGCGCTTGGCCACGCTCAGGCCCTCGGGTGGAACCGCCGGTACATCCGCACGAGCGCGGAGGACGGCAGGTGGGTGTAGATCTGCGTGGTGGCGATGTCGGCGTGGCCGAGCATCGCCTGGACGGAGCGGAGGTCGGCGCCGCCTTCGAGCAGGTGGCTCGCGAACGAGTGGCGCAGCATGTGCGGCGAGACGCGGCCCCGGACGCCGGCGCGGGCCGCGGCGTGGCGCACGATCGCCCAGAGGGACTGGCGCGAGAGCGGCCCGCCGCGCGGGTTGACGAAGAGGCGGCCCGAGTCGCGCCGGCGCGTCGAG
This window of the Candidatus Methylomirabilota bacterium genome carries:
- a CDS encoding tyrosine-type recombinase/integrase, with product STRRRDSGRLFVNPRGGPLSRQSLWAIVRHAAARAGVRGRVSPHMLRHSFASHLLEGGADLRSVQAMLGHADIATTQIYTHLPSSALVRMYRRFHPRA